A genome region from Nocardiopsis exhalans includes the following:
- the treY gene encoding malto-oligosyltrehalose synthase yields the protein MSAHTTSANDSRPPTSTYRLQLRPGFGLAEAAELLDHLHRLGAGAVYLSPILTATPGSDHGYDVADPTRVSGALGGERAHADLAARAHALGMAVVVDIVPNHMSVARPDANPWWWDVLEHGRDSVYARCFDVDFDSGPILVPVLGDDGDDGRAALGELTLADGHLVYFDTRFPLAPGTYTPGDSVTDVHERQHYRLVSWRRGDRELNYRRFFDVDHLAAVRVEEPGVFDAAHAEILRWADEGRADGLRVDHVDGLSDPGGYLRRLAERFPGWIVVEKILAPGETLPASWPVAGTTGYEALRTICGVFVDPDAEAALTALAREHGVPTDTADVDHQARSHAANELLRTEVRRIAALLPASEHTEQAVAELLASFDVYRSYLPEAEPAWARAVRTAAERRPDLEATLKTLDRAVREDPHGELARRVQQTSGMVVAMGTENTAFYRNTRYVALNEVGGDPAEFGVSLSAFHEANLHREAAEPHTMTALSTHDTKRSEDVRARLAVLSETPGDFADAVRRWSARAPLPEPSLDLLGWQTLLGAWPISDERLVEYLLKAAREARLGTSWTAQDPDFEDRVRAWPGLLRADADLYAEIRAMAESLDQPGWSNSLGQKAVQLLGPGVPDVYQGTELWDLSLVDPDNRRPVDHRLRAELLERIERGWRPPVDASGAAKLHLVRTCLRARTELRPGGYLPLTAEGTGAEHALAFARTVRGSHEPGLAVVATRLPVTLADAGGWGETVLPLPPGEWTDRLTGRTLAPERMDGLVTAHLAELLDRYPVAVLVRR from the coding sequence ATGAGTGCGCACACGACTTCCGCGAACGACTCCCGGCCACCCACGTCGACCTACCGGCTGCAGCTACGACCGGGTTTCGGCCTGGCCGAGGCGGCCGAGCTGCTCGACCACCTGCACCGGCTGGGGGCGGGCGCCGTGTACCTGTCACCGATCCTCACCGCGACCCCCGGCTCCGACCACGGCTACGACGTGGCCGATCCCACACGGGTCTCCGGGGCGCTGGGCGGTGAACGGGCCCACGCCGACCTCGCCGCACGCGCGCACGCGCTCGGCATGGCGGTGGTCGTCGACATCGTGCCCAACCACATGTCCGTGGCCCGCCCCGACGCCAACCCCTGGTGGTGGGACGTCCTCGAACACGGCCGCGACTCCGTCTACGCGCGCTGCTTCGACGTGGACTTCGACTCCGGGCCCATCCTGGTGCCGGTCCTGGGCGACGACGGCGACGACGGGCGCGCGGCCCTGGGCGAGCTCACCCTCGCCGACGGCCACCTCGTCTACTTCGACACACGCTTCCCCCTGGCCCCGGGCACCTACACCCCCGGCGACAGCGTCACCGACGTGCACGAACGCCAGCACTACCGGCTGGTCTCCTGGCGGCGCGGCGACCGCGAACTCAACTACCGCCGTTTCTTCGACGTCGACCACCTCGCCGCCGTGCGGGTCGAGGAACCCGGGGTCTTCGACGCCGCCCACGCCGAGATCCTGCGCTGGGCCGACGAGGGCCGCGCCGACGGGCTGCGGGTGGACCACGTCGACGGCCTCAGCGACCCCGGCGGCTACCTGCGCCGCCTCGCCGAACGCTTCCCCGGGTGGATCGTGGTCGAGAAGATCCTCGCCCCCGGCGAGACCCTGCCCGCCTCCTGGCCGGTGGCCGGGACCACCGGCTACGAGGCGCTGCGCACCATCTGCGGGGTCTTCGTCGACCCCGACGCCGAAGCCGCCCTGACCGCCCTGGCCCGCGAACACGGCGTGCCCACCGACACCGCCGACGTCGACCACCAGGCCCGCTCCCACGCCGCCAACGAACTGCTGCGCACCGAGGTCCGCCGGATCGCCGCACTGCTGCCCGCATCGGAGCACACCGAGCAGGCCGTGGCCGAACTCCTCGCCTCCTTCGACGTCTACCGCTCCTACCTGCCCGAGGCCGAACCCGCCTGGGCGCGCGCGGTGCGCACCGCCGCCGAACGCCGCCCCGACCTCGAAGCGACCCTCAAGACCCTCGACCGCGCCGTCCGCGAGGATCCGCACGGCGAACTCGCCCGCCGCGTCCAGCAGACCAGCGGCATGGTCGTGGCCATGGGTACCGAGAACACCGCCTTCTACCGCAACACCCGCTACGTGGCGCTCAACGAGGTGGGCGGCGACCCCGCGGAGTTCGGGGTGAGCCTGTCCGCCTTCCACGAGGCCAACCTGCACCGTGAGGCGGCCGAACCGCACACCATGACCGCGCTGTCCACCCACGACACCAAACGCTCCGAGGACGTGCGCGCCCGCCTGGCGGTGCTCTCCGAGACCCCCGGCGACTTCGCCGACGCCGTGCGCCGCTGGAGCGCACGCGCCCCGCTGCCCGAACCGTCCCTGGACCTGCTCGGCTGGCAGACCCTCCTGGGCGCCTGGCCGATCAGTGACGAACGCCTGGTGGAGTACCTGCTCAAAGCCGCCCGGGAGGCCCGCCTGGGCACCTCCTGGACCGCCCAGGACCCCGACTTCGAGGACCGCGTCCGCGCCTGGCCCGGCCTGCTGCGCGCCGACGCCGACCTGTACGCCGAGATCAGGGCGATGGCCGAGTCCCTGGACCAGCCGGGGTGGAGCAACTCCCTGGGCCAGAAGGCCGTCCAGCTCCTGGGCCCGGGCGTGCCCGACGTCTACCAGGGCACCGAACTGTGGGACCTGTCCCTGGTCGACCCGGACAACCGCAGGCCGGTCGACCACCGGCTGCGCGCCGAACTCCTGGAGCGGATCGAGCGGGGCTGGCGCCCGCCGGTGGACGCCAGCGGCGCCGCCAAACTCCACCTGGTCCGCACCTGCCTGCGCGCCCGCACCGAGCTGCGCCCCGGCGGCTACCTGCCGCTGACCGCCGAGGGGACCGGGGCCGAACACGCCCTGGCCTTCGCCCGCACCGTCCGGGGCTCGCACGAGCCCGGACTGGCGGTGGTGGCCACCCGGCTGCCGGTGACCCTGGCCGACGCGGGCGGCTGGGGAGAGACGGTGCTTCCGCTGCCGCCGGGGGAGTGGACCGACCGCCTGACCGGCCGGACCCTGGCCCCCGAACGCATGGACGGCCTGGTCACCGCGCACCTGGCGGAGCTGCTCGACCGCTACCCGGTGGCGGTCCTGGTCAGGAGGTGA
- a CDS encoding PQQ-binding-like beta-propeller repeat protein: MRRFCLLLLPVLLSGCAVAPDITADAGTSEDPIEERLVAFQESYYSEPSAISPDEDLLCRGERADECFENGELRWSLPLEGTYLLRANTYEPLGLHHADTGAHSLEGISWPGAGRFAAVEIEGQGTVVYAENTRFRALDATTGEQRWRVDLGEALDRETFLHTGLSALHHSGDALLARFERALVVVDPDDGEVETVVRTSHRLGTLTSVVDGHALFRSGDRNPLFTSIDLDRGEVVWTGLGQDDPEEDTENDVLEYVGAYGPHAYLTWTVGRDSDLLALHRSTGWFVRVDVHTGELEHLITDGFEGLRRSSTLSGVHPDGYVVLNSEEAGVQYAYDFADDEFLWEGEARRGGLTPVETRSGPAFRHLNGTLLDAATGEPLAEGTEVESLAEVTPRREARTGRDQDRMTSWVETGGYRGGPVGLGTYGLLRTDEFAMALACAPDGVGELGAQSGYQGVPCERPRLYTVNLDE; encoded by the coding sequence ATGCGCCGTTTCTGCCTCCTCCTGCTGCCCGTACTGCTGTCCGGTTGTGCGGTGGCCCCCGACATCACGGCGGATGCCGGTACCTCCGAGGACCCGATCGAGGAGCGCCTGGTCGCCTTTCAGGAGTCCTACTACTCCGAGCCCTCCGCGATCAGCCCGGATGAGGATCTGCTGTGCCGAGGCGAACGCGCCGACGAATGCTTTGAGAACGGCGAACTGCGCTGGTCGCTGCCGCTGGAGGGCACCTACCTGCTGCGGGCCAACACGTACGAACCCCTGGGCCTGCACCACGCGGACACCGGTGCGCACAGCCTGGAGGGCATCTCGTGGCCCGGAGCAGGCCGGTTCGCCGCCGTGGAGATCGAGGGTCAGGGCACAGTGGTGTATGCGGAGAACACCCGGTTCCGCGCGTTGGACGCCACCACCGGTGAACAGCGCTGGCGGGTCGACCTGGGGGAGGCCCTGGACAGGGAAACCTTCCTGCACACCGGGTTGAGCGCCCTCCACCACTCCGGGGACGCCCTGCTCGCCCGCTTCGAGCGAGCGCTGGTGGTGGTGGACCCCGATGACGGGGAGGTGGAGACGGTGGTGCGGACGTCGCATCGCCTGGGAACGCTGACCTCGGTGGTGGACGGCCACGCCCTCTTCCGCAGCGGTGACCGGAATCCGTTGTTCACCTCGATCGACCTGGACCGGGGCGAGGTCGTCTGGACCGGGCTCGGACAGGACGACCCCGAAGAAGACACCGAGAATGACGTTCTCGAATACGTGGGCGCCTACGGTCCCCACGCCTACCTCACCTGGACTGTCGGGCGCGACTCCGACCTGTTGGCCCTGCACCGGTCGACCGGGTGGTTCGTCCGGGTCGACGTGCACACCGGAGAACTCGAACACCTGATTACGGACGGCTTCGAAGGGCTGCGAAGATCTTCGACGCTGTCCGGCGTTCATCCTGACGGCTACGTCGTGCTCAACTCGGAAGAGGCCGGGGTGCAGTACGCCTACGATTTCGCCGACGACGAGTTCCTGTGGGAGGGCGAAGCGAGGCGGGGTGGCCTGACCCCGGTGGAGACACGCTCCGGGCCAGCCTTCAGGCACCTGAACGGGACGCTCCTGGACGCGGCCACCGGAGAGCCGCTGGCCGAGGGCACCGAGGTCGAGTCACTGGCAGAGGTGACACCGCGGCGAGAAGCCCGCACCGGCCGTGACCAGGATCGGATGACCTCGTGGGTCGAAACCGGAGGGTATCGGGGAGGACCGGTGGGGCTGGGCACCTACGGGCTCCTGCGGACCGACGAGTTCGCCATGGCGCTGGCCTGTGCCCCCGACGGCGTGGGCGAGCTCGGCGCCCAGAGCGGGTACCAGGGAGTTCCTTGTGAGCGGCCTCGGCTCTATACGGTCAACCTGGACGAGTGA
- the pstS gene encoding phosphate ABC transporter substrate-binding protein PstS, whose protein sequence is MRTTDTDEGDRSSVLPSNKHTRTKDRSSAYRGAASAALAGLLLATTACGSDDAVQGSGPAVPDDLECFSGSLHGSGSSAQENAMTTWIAGYQSACEDARIYYDSIGSGGGRNQFIDGAVTFAGTDAAMDPEENADALARCDGSDTINLPAYVVAIAVVFNLEGVEQLNLRPDTLARIFDQDITRWNDPEIAEDNPDLDLPDLAITPVNRADDSGTTKNFTQYLAEAAPDSWPHESDGQWPITPRESAQGNSGIADTVSRAEGAIGYVEMSHLHGLSTASIGVGEEFVDISPEAAAKVVADSPRREENTNEFDLALELDYGTTEPGSYPMVLVSYETVCLDYPEEKEAERVKAFLKYVVSEEGQAEVSEETDSTPVNDALRAELLASIEAIGS, encoded by the coding sequence ATGAGGACCACCGACACCGACGAAGGGGATAGAAGCAGCGTGCTCCCGTCCAACAAGCACACCCGCACCAAGGACCGTTCGAGCGCCTACCGGGGTGCGGCCTCGGCCGCTCTGGCCGGGCTTCTGCTGGCGACCACGGCCTGTGGCAGCGACGACGCCGTCCAGGGCTCGGGCCCGGCCGTCCCCGACGACCTGGAGTGCTTCTCGGGCAGCCTGCACGGCTCCGGGTCCAGCGCCCAGGAGAACGCGATGACGACGTGGATCGCGGGCTACCAGTCGGCCTGCGAGGACGCGCGCATCTACTACGACTCGATCGGGTCGGGTGGTGGCCGCAACCAGTTCATCGACGGCGCGGTGACCTTCGCCGGGACCGACGCGGCGATGGATCCAGAGGAGAACGCCGACGCCCTGGCGCGTTGCGACGGCTCCGACACCATCAACCTGCCCGCCTACGTGGTGGCGATCGCGGTGGTGTTCAACCTGGAGGGCGTCGAGCAGCTCAACCTGCGCCCGGACACCCTGGCGCGGATCTTCGACCAGGACATCACCCGCTGGAACGATCCGGAGATCGCCGAGGACAACCCGGACCTGGACCTGCCGGACCTGGCGATCACACCGGTCAACCGGGCCGATGACTCCGGCACGACGAAGAACTTCACCCAGTACCTGGCTGAGGCCGCCCCCGACTCCTGGCCGCACGAGTCCGACGGGCAGTGGCCGATCACCCCGCGTGAGTCCGCGCAGGGCAACAGCGGTATCGCCGACACGGTCTCGCGGGCCGAGGGCGCCATCGGATACGTGGAGATGTCCCACCTGCACGGTCTGTCGACCGCGAGCATCGGCGTGGGCGAGGAGTTCGTCGACATCTCCCCCGAAGCGGCCGCCAAGGTCGTGGCCGACTCCCCGCGCCGCGAGGAGAACACCAACGAGTTCGACCTGGCCCTGGAGCTGGACTACGGCACCACCGAGCCGGGCAGCTACCCGATGGTCCTGGTCAGCTACGAGACGGTGTGCCTGGACTACCCGGAAGAGAAAGAGGCCGAGCGGGTCAAGGCGTTCCTGAAGTACGTGGTGAGCGAGGAGGGTCAGGCCGAGGTCTCCGAGGAGACCGACTCGACCCCGGTCAACGACGCCCTGCGCGCCGAACTGCTGGCCTCCATCGAGGCGATCGGTTCCTGA
- a CDS encoding glycosyltransferase family 2 protein codes for MERVAARVFRNDWSALTPPATGRWTPELTVSVIIPARGGQDRLNLALASLSAQTYPEQLFEVVVVDDHSVPALTLPEHRPRRCRVVSAPDGGWGAGYARAYGAHSSTGDILMWMDADMIACPEFVEAQARWHHVHAECVTLGRVRFSATEPRGPEELLAAARSGDLYRDLDTGGRHNWIERLLTQSDYLRDADHLGFHAYLGAAAAVRRSLYEAAGGVDPDLDLGQDTEFGYRLWQAGAVMVPERTATAWHVGPASTARTRLPSERFRTEVLAELMPHPHAYRERVPEPRRRTPLVHAVVDVSGAPYNLVRGCVDRLLGGTETDLTVTLVADWEGAEAAAGGCEGPKLDLRLVQANYLREPRISFASTAPRTGFPSPFLLQVPVAWGVGELALSRLLASAERARAGLTELFLAASPTRDAGVRLWRTRALARAMRVCGDEEDLADVVAELHGRYRIHGGEGTLIDLTLHRSVPPPPRAALRSENPERTGPGTEDVRHEDSRSEGNGFTQGSVEGADESADQEARPRRRGLRARLRSLWHRACRACGREMPDEADGQSRTWGSGR; via the coding sequence GTGGAACGGGTCGCCGCCCGCGTCTTCCGCAACGACTGGAGCGCGCTGACACCCCCCGCCACCGGACGCTGGACGCCGGAACTCACCGTCAGCGTCATCATCCCCGCCCGCGGCGGCCAGGACCGGCTGAACCTGGCCCTGGCCTCGCTCTCCGCCCAGACCTACCCCGAGCAGCTCTTCGAGGTCGTGGTCGTCGACGACCACTCCGTGCCCGCCCTGACACTGCCCGAACACCGACCACGGCGCTGCCGGGTGGTCAGTGCGCCCGACGGCGGCTGGGGCGCCGGATACGCCCGCGCCTACGGCGCGCACTCCAGTACCGGCGACATCCTGATGTGGATGGACGCCGACATGATCGCCTGCCCCGAGTTCGTCGAGGCCCAGGCCCGCTGGCACCACGTCCACGCCGAGTGCGTCACCCTCGGCCGCGTCCGCTTCTCCGCCACCGAACCCCGAGGCCCCGAGGAACTCCTGGCCGCTGCCCGCTCCGGCGACCTCTACCGCGACCTGGACACCGGAGGGCGCCACAACTGGATCGAGCGCCTCCTCACCCAGAGCGACTACCTGCGCGACGCCGACCACCTCGGCTTCCACGCCTACCTGGGTGCCGCGGCCGCCGTGCGGCGCAGCCTCTACGAGGCCGCCGGGGGTGTGGACCCCGACCTGGACCTGGGGCAGGACACCGAGTTCGGCTACCGGCTCTGGCAGGCCGGGGCCGTCATGGTCCCCGAGCGCACCGCCACCGCCTGGCACGTGGGCCCGGCCTCGACCGCCCGCACCCGCCTGCCCTCGGAACGCTTCCGTACCGAGGTCCTGGCCGAACTCATGCCGCACCCGCACGCCTATCGCGAACGGGTCCCCGAACCGCGCCGCCGCACCCCGCTGGTGCACGCCGTGGTGGACGTGTCCGGAGCCCCCTACAACCTGGTTCGCGGCTGTGTGGACCGGCTGTTGGGCGGAACCGAGACCGATCTGACCGTGACCCTGGTCGCCGACTGGGAGGGCGCCGAGGCGGCCGCCGGGGGATGCGAGGGACCGAAGCTGGACCTTCGCCTGGTTCAGGCCAACTACCTGCGCGAACCCCGAATCTCCTTCGCCTCCACCGCGCCCAGGACCGGCTTCCCCTCACCCTTCCTCCTCCAGGTCCCGGTCGCCTGGGGGGTGGGCGAACTGGCCCTGTCCCGCCTGCTGGCCAGCGCCGAACGCGCCCGCGCCGGGCTCACCGAACTCTTCCTGGCGGCCTCGCCCACCCGCGACGCCGGGGTCCGGCTGTGGCGCACCCGCGCCCTGGCCCGCGCCATGCGGGTGTGCGGGGACGAGGAGGACCTGGCCGACGTGGTCGCCGAGTTGCACGGCCGCTACCGGATCCACGGCGGCGAGGGCACGCTCATCGACCTCACCCTGCACCGTTCGGTCCCGCCCCCGCCCCGCGCGGCACTCAGATCGGAGAATCCTGAACGCACCGGGCCGGGCACCGAGGATGTCCGGCACGAGGACTCCCGATCCGAGGGGAACGGTTTCACGCAGGGCTCTGTCGAAGGCGCTGACGAAAGTGCCGATCAGGAGGCACGGCCGCGCCGGCGGGGACTGCGCGCCCGGCTGCGTTCACTGTGGCACCGCGCCTGCCGGGCCTGCGGGCGGGAGATGCCCGACGAGGCGGACGGGCAGAGCCGAACCTGGGGGTCCGGCCGCTGA
- a CDS encoding putative RNA methyltransferase, with protein sequence MTNTRTGTHSGPELRMPASVAAALTCPVCADHLEQAPRGLSCASGHSFNIAREGYAGLLTGATPPGTGDSKDMVGARLRFQAKGHYDPIGLALAEQLAAGDVAGFANGGVIVDVGGGTGHYLNQVLDRIPEAVGLTTDVSKFAARKAAKAHPRSGAVTADSWRRLPLADDSAEALLNVFAPRNAAEFHRVLKPEGVLLVVTPAADHLTEPREELGLLHVDPRKDERLAEGLKDHFTLESGRDLRFTMELAHEDVLTVVGMGPSARHVSPEELAERVAKLSEPFRTTASVRLGTYRPLPRST encoded by the coding sequence ATGACGAACACCCGTACCGGTACCCACAGCGGCCCCGAGCTGCGTATGCCCGCCTCCGTCGCGGCCGCCCTGACCTGCCCTGTCTGCGCGGACCACCTGGAACAGGCCCCGCGCGGTCTCTCTTGTGCGAGCGGGCACAGCTTCAACATCGCCCGCGAGGGCTACGCGGGCCTGCTCACCGGGGCGACCCCGCCCGGGACCGGGGACAGCAAGGACATGGTCGGCGCCCGCCTGCGCTTCCAAGCGAAGGGACACTACGACCCCATCGGCCTAGCGCTGGCGGAGCAGCTCGCGGCCGGGGACGTGGCCGGGTTCGCGAACGGGGGCGTCATCGTCGACGTCGGCGGCGGCACCGGCCACTACCTGAACCAGGTCCTGGACCGGATCCCCGAGGCGGTCGGCCTCACCACCGACGTCTCCAAGTTCGCCGCCCGCAAGGCCGCCAAAGCCCACCCTCGCAGCGGGGCCGTCACCGCCGACTCCTGGCGCCGCCTGCCGCTGGCCGACGACTCCGCCGAAGCGCTGCTCAACGTCTTCGCCCCGCGCAACGCCGCCGAGTTCCACCGTGTCCTCAAGCCTGAGGGTGTCCTGTTGGTCGTCACCCCGGCCGCCGACCACCTCACCGAACCCCGCGAGGAGCTGGGCCTGCTGCACGTGGACCCCCGCAAGGACGAGCGCCTGGCCGAGGGCCTCAAGGACCACTTCACTCTCGAGTCCGGCCGGGACCTGCGCTTCACCATGGAACTCGCGCATGAGGACGTCCTGACCGTGGTGGGCATGGGCCCCAGCGCCCGCCACGTCAGCCCCGAGGAACTCGCCGAACGCGTGGCGAAGCTTTCGGAACCCTTCCGCACCACCGCCTCGGTCCGCCTGGGCACCTACCGGCCGCTGCCGCGCAGTACCTGA
- a CDS encoding C40 family peptidase, producing MTRNPEPTRRITTVGFVALGAVVLSSGVALADPTESEARERYEELQEELSELNAVYNEAQEDHAAAEAELEDLQEQLEQAQKELEAKSGQISVIVQGAYTGATHNPMDVLFGGDADSALQNIADLDFISEGQQTTLADYVTEVDNTEQLHSAAEATEQAAAESLEAAEAAVTQSETALEEQAEVLESLGGVDPTAGEAAEAADDSGAAGDSGSSGGTAAVSGNVQAVLDFARAQIGKPYVWGGTGPNGYDCSGLTQAAWAQAGVSLPRVTYDQVNAGTPVSRDQIQPGDLLFFYSVSAPSHVGIYSGNGNMIHGSNPSKPLEEVNLAAYWDGVFTSAVRPG from the coding sequence TTGACTCGCAACCCCGAACCCACGCGTCGTATCACGACGGTCGGCTTCGTCGCCCTCGGCGCCGTGGTGCTGTCCTCCGGTGTGGCGCTGGCCGACCCGACCGAGTCGGAGGCCCGTGAGCGCTACGAGGAGCTCCAGGAGGAGCTTTCGGAGCTGAACGCGGTCTACAACGAGGCCCAGGAGGACCACGCGGCGGCCGAGGCCGAGCTGGAGGACCTCCAGGAGCAGCTGGAGCAGGCCCAGAAGGAACTGGAAGCCAAGTCCGGCCAGATCTCGGTGATCGTGCAGGGCGCCTACACCGGCGCCACCCACAACCCGATGGACGTCCTGTTCGGCGGTGACGCCGACAGCGCACTGCAGAACATCGCCGACCTCGACTTCATCTCCGAGGGCCAGCAGACGACCCTGGCCGACTACGTGACCGAGGTCGACAACACCGAGCAGCTCCACAGCGCCGCCGAGGCCACCGAGCAGGCCGCGGCCGAGTCCCTGGAGGCAGCCGAAGCGGCCGTGACCCAGAGCGAGACCGCCCTGGAGGAGCAGGCCGAGGTCCTGGAGAGCCTGGGCGGGGTCGACCCCACCGCGGGGGAGGCCGCCGAGGCCGCCGACGACAGCGGCGCGGCCGGTGACAGCGGCTCCTCCGGCGGCACCGCGGCCGTCTCCGGTAACGTCCAGGCCGTCCTGGACTTCGCCCGCGCCCAGATCGGCAAGCCCTACGTGTGGGGCGGCACCGGCCCGAACGGCTACGACTGCTCCGGCCTGACCCAGGCCGCCTGGGCCCAGGCCGGGGTGAGCCTGCCGCGCGTCACCTACGACCAGGTCAACGCGGGGACCCCGGTCTCGCGCGACCAGATCCAGCCCGGCGACCTGCTGTTCTTCTACAGCGTCTCGGCCCCGAGCCACGTGGGCATCTACTCCGGCAACGGCAACATGATCCACGGCTCGAACCCGTCGAAGCCGCTGGAGGAGGTCAACCTGGCCGCCTACTGGGACGGCGTCTTCACCAGCGCGGTCCGTCCGGGCTGA
- a CDS encoding DUF1963 domain-containing protein, which translates to MPRTTPPRPVEVEELFPELRPWRREALRLHPRRGNPAVHESSVGGPLLWPADEPWPTCEAEHDLGRDEDAVEIEGAPDFVPVVQLHRNDALGVEFPPGKDLLQVLWCPFDHPGLYCPLPRVYWRTTASLGEVRSTPPVPDGARAEHVPAPCVVHPEPVVDYPSWDLPEDLSDQLSERFEQLEKETGWQYEDELAEAPGIKMGGYPSWTQDPLWPECEGCGETMEHLLTVSSAEYDGDGSSTWIPVEDRDGGDLDVRDRVQLQRPHGLMLGDMGGVYVFECRTCPDRPFTHHFDCS; encoded by the coding sequence ATGCCCAGGACCACCCCACCCCGCCCCGTGGAGGTCGAGGAGCTCTTCCCCGAACTCCGCCCCTGGCGGCGCGAGGCGCTGCGCCTGCACCCGCGCCGGGGTAATCCCGCGGTCCACGAGAGCTCCGTGGGCGGTCCCCTGCTGTGGCCCGCCGACGAACCCTGGCCCACCTGCGAGGCCGAACACGACCTCGGCAGGGACGAGGACGCCGTGGAGATCGAGGGGGCGCCCGACTTCGTCCCGGTGGTGCAGCTCCACCGGAACGACGCCCTCGGGGTGGAATTCCCGCCGGGGAAGGACCTCCTCCAGGTCCTGTGGTGCCCCTTCGACCACCCGGGCCTCTACTGCCCGCTGCCCCGGGTGTACTGGCGCACCACCGCCTCGCTGGGCGAGGTGCGCTCCACCCCGCCCGTACCAGACGGGGCCAGAGCCGAGCACGTTCCCGCCCCGTGCGTGGTCCACCCCGAGCCGGTGGTCGACTACCCGAGCTGGGACCTGCCAGAAGATCTTTCTGACCAGTTGTCGGAGCGCTTCGAACAGCTGGAGAAGGAGACCGGGTGGCAATATGAGGACGAGTTGGCGGAGGCCCCCGGAATCAAGATGGGCGGGTACCCGAGCTGGACCCAGGACCCGCTCTGGCCCGAGTGCGAGGGCTGCGGGGAGACCATGGAACACCTGCTCACCGTCTCGAGCGCCGAGTACGACGGGGACGGCAGCAGTACCTGGATTCCGGTCGAGGACCGGGATGGTGGCGACCTGGACGTTCGTGACAGAGTCCAGCTGCAACGCCCGCACGGGCTGATGCTGGGCGACATGGGAGGCGTGTACGTCTTCGAGTGCCGCACCTGCCCGGACCGGCCCTTCACCCACCACTTCGACTGCTCCTAG